The proteins below are encoded in one region of Belonocnema kinseyi isolate 2016_QV_RU_SX_M_011 chromosome 1, B_treatae_v1, whole genome shotgun sequence:
- the LOC117169545 gene encoding muscle-specific protein 20-like — protein sequence MALERQVRAKIASKRNLEQEKEAQEWIEAILGKKFPVGETFEDVLHDGQVLCQLMNKISPGSIPKINTSGGQFKMMENINVFQKALKEYGVADIDVFQTVDLYDKKDISQVTTTLFSLGRQTYRHPEWKGPYLGPKPSEECKRDFTEEQLKAGQTVIGLQAGSNKGATQAGSNMGASRKILLGK from the exons ATGGCTCTAGAACGTCAAGTCCGTGCCAAG ATTGCTAGCAAGCGTAACTTGGAGCAGGAAAAGGAGGCTCAGGAATGGATCGAGGCCATCCTGGGAAAGAAATTCCCCGTAGGAGAAACCTTCGAAGACGTCCTTCACGATGGACAAGTTCTGTGTCAGCTGATGAATAAAATCTCTCCTGGATCGATTCCCAAGATCAATACCAGTGGCGGACAATTCAAGATGATGGAAAACATCAACGT ATTCCAAAAGGCTCTAAAGGAATATGGGGTGGCTGACATTGATGTTTTCCAGACAGTAGACCTGTATGATAAAAAGGACATATCCCAAGTCACAACAACATTATTCTCCCTCGGTCGTCAG ACCTACAGACACCCGGAATGGAAAGGACCTTATTTGGGACCAAAACCTTCTGAGGAATGTAAACGAGACTTTACGGAGGAGCAGCTCAAGGCTGGCCAGACGGTCATTGGTCTGCAAGCTGGTTCTAACAAAGGTGCAACGCAAGCAGGATCAAACATGGGTGCTAGTCGCAAAATCCTTCTCGGAaagtaa